Within Flavobacterium pisciphilum, the genomic segment TTTGGTATTGATAGAAAAGAAATCTCACACTTCACTACTATCGAGCTACACCAAACCATTAATAACCACCATCATTTTAAAATTAGTGTTCCGCATTCTGTGGTCGAAAAACCAAGAGCATATACTATAGAAAGTGCTCAAAAATGGTTGGGAGGCGTATTACACATTGCCTTTGAAAACAAGAATAATTTTTTAGGAATAGTAACCAATATTCAATATTCTCAAGAATTAGGACATGTAGGAAGCCAAATTATTATTTCGGGTTATTCCAAAACCATACTTCTTGAATCGGGATCAAAGCTCAGTTCGTGGGAAAACACCAATTTGCAAGATATCATTGAGGAAGTAATAAAAATAGCAGCTGGTGAACAATTGCAAAACGAAATTAAACCTGAGTTTAGCAGCAATTTATACTATCAAACCCAATATCTTGAAACTGATTTTCAATTCATACAACGCTTAGCCAAACAATACAACGAATGGTTATATTATGATGGAGAAAAACTTTTTTTTGGTAAACCAAATGCCAGCACACAATTTACTAAATTGATTTACAACAAGGATCTTTATAACTTAAATATTTCTGTTCAAGCAATTCCTAACCAATTAGAAGCGTATACTTATAATGAAGATGTAGACAAACTATATCAAGCCAAGACCGGAGATCAAATAGAAGGTTTCCCAAGATTGGGTACTGATGCCATAACCGCTTCTCAAAAACTATATACTACACCGTCATTAGAATATGGAAGAATTGCCACTGGTGACGATATGTATTTGCAAATCATATTGCAAAACCGACAACAAAGCGCTGTAGCAGAATCTAATTTTATAACTGCAACTAGCCGCAATAGAAGTCTGCGAATAGGCATGAGCATTAGCATAGATGCCATGCAAGTAAAAGACAAATTAGCTGCATTTAACAGCGGACAAGATATTAATAAAATCAACTACGAAACCAATGAAGTAGGTATCTA encodes:
- a CDS encoding type VI secretion system Vgr family protein → MVIPKIIFGIDRKEISHFTTIELHQTINNHHHFKISVPHSVVEKPRAYTIESAQKWLGGVLHIAFENKNNFLGIVTNIQYSQELGHVGSQIIISGYSKTILLESGSKLSSWENTNLQDIIEEVIKIAAGEQLQNEIKPEFSSNLYYQTQYLETDFQFIQRLAKQYNEWLYYDGEKLFFGKPNASTQFTKLIYNKDLYNLNISVQAIPNQLEAYTYNEDVDKLYQAKTGDQIEGFPRLGTDAITASQKLYTTPSLEYGRIATGDDMYLQIILQNRQQSAVAESNFITATSRNRSLRIGMSISIDAMQVKDKLAAFNSGQDINKINYETNEVGIYIITEITHKASDIGEYENSFKAIPAKIRKLPEPNIAFPIAQMQQAEVVANDDPKGQGRIRVKMLWQATKQQCTPWLRVMTPDAGASGEVSTNRGMVFIPEVGDQVMLGFRYNDPNRPFVIGSLFNGKTGTGGDLKNNIKSIYTRTGSTITFDEGDSSILVKDPSGNKWFMDGNGNIEVTAPKNITINAGESIIMSAGQNIVATAQKDINVIAGESITEIASEDYNLTASNIIETALVGRNSKAKSITENMEIGSYISTKESINVESAKEVNINSGKQVKMQ